A window from Blastocatellia bacterium encodes these proteins:
- a CDS encoding DUF4129 domain-containing protein: protein MKLMRHAAVGVLAVWLLLPAPAWPVPLSDYQQRLQQSLRRLQAASPTQRAQVLEQLVWLLPQTEAVSVAEQTVQVDNAWLHKSVEAFMNEADSQLREKLYADIEAHLALLLEQVHRANARPSPSERSRLMAILSRSEFLHDRSEGWMARFRRWVSEQLIQLFDWLPGWRRDQTPWTGGLKLVVWIMIGSVSLLLIRSLHQRTKRAAGERRSLPPALLGVQIAPHATPKEFSAKASELAEHGDYRGAVRYLYIALLYHLHQHGLLRLDASSTNHEYVQRLRHESTLFPEVQSMTHQFDSIWYGQQMPSEQHYQSFYQQYQRTVTALSHR from the coding sequence ATGAAGCTAATGCGCCACGCTGCTGTCGGTGTATTGGCCGTATGGCTGCTGCTGCCGGCGCCGGCCTGGCCAGTCCCGCTCTCCGATTATCAGCAGCGACTCCAACAAAGCCTCCGAAGGCTGCAAGCTGCTTCACCCACGCAACGCGCTCAAGTCTTAGAACAACTCGTCTGGCTATTGCCGCAAACAGAAGCAGTCAGCGTCGCAGAGCAAACCGTGCAGGTTGATAATGCCTGGCTCCATAAGTCCGTTGAAGCGTTCATGAACGAGGCAGACTCGCAACTGCGTGAAAAGCTGTACGCCGACATTGAAGCTCATCTGGCTCTCTTACTTGAGCAAGTCCATCGGGCCAACGCAAGGCCATCGCCATCGGAGCGATCCCGATTGATGGCCATCTTGAGCCGCAGCGAATTTCTCCATGATCGCTCAGAGGGTTGGATGGCACGCTTTCGGCGCTGGGTGTCTGAACAGCTCATTCAGTTATTCGACTGGTTGCCAGGATGGCGACGCGATCAGACTCCCTGGACAGGTGGATTGAAATTGGTTGTGTGGATCATGATTGGTTCGGTCAGTCTTCTCTTGATCCGCTCCCTACATCAACGCACAAAACGAGCGGCTGGTGAAAGACGCTCGCTTCCTCCGGCGCTGCTCGGCGTCCAAATCGCGCCACACGCCACACCCAAGGAGTTCAGCGCCAAGGCCAGCGAATTAGCCGAACACGGCGATTATCGTGGAGCTGTTCGCTACCTTTACATCGCGCTATTGTACCATTTGCATCAGCATGGCCTGCTCCGATTGGATGCGTCTTCTACAAATCATGAATACGTGCAGCGATTGCGCCACGAGTCAACGCTTTTTCCAGAGGTGCAGTCCATGACACACCAATTTGATTCAATATGGTACGGCCAGCAGATGCCATCTGAACAACACTACCAGTCGTTTTACCAACAGTACCAGAGGACGGTGACCGCCCTGAGCCATCGTTGA
- a CDS encoding acyl-CoA thioesterase: MSEDKIIRYSFRAPWVDCDPAGIMYFSHLLKYVEFAEFELYRKLRANARLMLDEFNILLPRVEVHSTFFHPIRWEDLVQVHLRVARLTRRSVTYEFAFFGSETPEVLLNGRLTVVCVDRDKFRAVPFPPPLYDLLNAHYVADET; encoded by the coding sequence ATGAGCGAAGATAAGATCATCCGTTACTCGTTTCGCGCGCCCTGGGTGGATTGTGATCCAGCGGGCATCATGTATTTTTCTCACCTGCTCAAGTACGTGGAATTTGCCGAGTTTGAACTCTATCGAAAACTGCGGGCGAATGCACGCCTCATGTTAGATGAGTTCAATATCCTGCTGCCTCGCGTGGAAGTTCACAGCACGTTCTTCCATCCAATTCGCTGGGAAGACTTGGTGCAGGTGCATCTGCGCGTTGCGCGGCTCACGCGGAGAAGCGTGACATACGAATTTGCTTTCTTTGGTTCGGAGACGCCGGAAGTGTTATTGAACGGCCGCCTGACGGTTGTTTGCGTGGACCGTGACAAGTTCCGCGCCGTGCCATTTCCGCCGCCATTGTATGATCTGCTGAATGCCCATTACGTTGCTGACGAGACCTGA
- the ruvC gene encoding crossover junction endodeoxyribonuclease RuvC, with protein MKVRVLGVDPGSESTGFGIIDSDGQRHQPVEYGAIRAPRGGAFPDRLLYIETRLQRLIDTFRPDVVAVEEAFYAVNVKSALKLGHVRGVVLLVAARAGLPIFEYSPLEVKSATVGYGRAEKHQVQQMVRILLNLPAVPEPHDAADALAIAICHIHHHGHRHWRISAEAHREL; from the coding sequence ATGAAAGTCCGAGTTTTAGGGGTTGATCCGGGTAGCGAGTCCACTGGCTTCGGCATCATTGATTCAGACGGTCAGCGGCATCAACCGGTTGAGTATGGCGCCATTCGCGCGCCGCGTGGTGGAGCGTTCCCCGACCGGCTGTTGTACATCGAGACCCGGCTCCAGCGGCTTATTGATACATTTCGACCCGACGTCGTCGCCGTTGAAGAAGCGTTTTATGCAGTCAATGTCAAGAGTGCGTTAAAGCTCGGCCATGTTCGTGGCGTCGTGTTATTGGTGGCTGCACGCGCTGGGCTGCCCATTTTTGAATACTCGCCTCTGGAGGTGAAGAGCGCGACCGTCGGCTATGGACGCGCCGAGAAGCACCAAGTCCAGCAGATGGTTCGCATCCTTCTGAATCTGCCAGCGGTTCCCGAACCGCACGACGCCGCCGACGCGCTGGCCATCGCCATCTGCCATATTCATCATCACGGGCATCGTCATTGGCGTATCTCTGCTGAAGCGCATCGAGAGTTATGA
- a CDS encoding DUF4350 domain-containing protein, with protein sequence MKRATTNSLIVLIILLVLVGLNLVLYTDPYADEETEETGSRSTYSARPYGTRAFYLLLQELGYRTIQFTDSLERLHAYPDIKALFIISPSLLYPYTSQELSVVEAWVKAGGHLIIIDREINWSLADGAIHLETYSKYKQWQRPRVLQPTPLTVGVNHIQLTEFAQGVTVHNTPSVAHIGDADGVVLREFRHGHGRIVLLGEPYIVANNGITQADNLTLALNLVRSLPAGIIAFDEHHHGYGLAHVTRQGLVGLGINLYRYFKSTPILWLLAQTALLMGAWVYSRGRRFARPMSLPQTERCRSLEYVAAMANLAQRHHLRGFVIETFHQSLERRLRSARKTTDANWEPGAPLNQGIAPDDLNHLLTLGRSAATAQAISDDELVKWARAIRQWEAHLGNSKL encoded by the coding sequence ATGAAACGCGCGACAACAAATAGTCTCATCGTGTTGATCATCCTGCTGGTGCTTGTCGGTTTGAATCTTGTGCTATACACCGATCCTTACGCGGATGAAGAAACCGAAGAAACCGGTAGCCGTTCAACCTACAGCGCGCGTCCCTACGGCACACGCGCTTTTTATCTGCTGCTGCAAGAGCTTGGTTATCGCACAATTCAATTCACCGACTCGTTAGAACGGCTTCACGCCTATCCCGACATCAAGGCGCTGTTCATTATCAGCCCTTCACTGCTTTATCCATACACCTCACAAGAACTGAGCGTTGTTGAGGCGTGGGTGAAGGCCGGCGGCCACCTCATCATCATTGATCGTGAGATCAACTGGTCCCTGGCTGATGGCGCGATTCATCTTGAGACTTACTCGAAGTACAAACAGTGGCAACGCCCGCGCGTCCTGCAGCCGACCCCTTTGACGGTCGGCGTCAATCACATTCAACTCACAGAGTTCGCTCAGGGAGTGACCGTCCATAATACACCAAGCGTCGCTCATATTGGTGATGCTGATGGCGTCGTGCTCCGTGAATTCCGTCATGGCCACGGGCGTATCGTGCTGTTGGGAGAGCCATACATTGTTGCGAACAATGGCATCACTCAAGCCGACAATCTGACGCTCGCCCTCAACCTGGTCCGCAGCCTCCCGGCAGGCATCATTGCCTTTGACGAACATCACCATGGATATGGGTTGGCTCACGTCACGAGGCAAGGGCTGGTTGGCCTTGGCATCAATCTCTATCGCTACTTCAAGTCAACACCAATTCTTTGGCTGCTTGCGCAAACCGCGCTGCTGATGGGCGCATGGGTTTATTCACGCGGGCGACGCTTTGCTCGTCCTATGTCATTGCCTCAAACCGAGCGCTGCCGATCATTGGAATACGTCGCTGCCATGGCGAACCTGGCTCAGCGACATCATCTGCGAGGCTTTGTCATAGAAACGTTTCATCAGTCGCTCGAACGCCGATTGAGGTCGGCGCGCAAAACCACTGACGCCAATTGGGAGCCTGGCGCGCCCCTCAATCAGGGAATCGCTCCCGACGACCTCAACCATTTGCTCACACTCGGTCGTTCGGCGGCTACGGCCCAAGCAATCAGCGATGATGAGCTGGTGAAATGGGCACGAGCCATCCGGCAGTGGGAAGCGCACCTTGGAAACAGCAAACTATGA
- a CDS encoding S9 family peptidase, giving the protein MTRYRFSTLLLVIFLVGSVQAQKRAFTIEDLYRLKGISDVQISPDGQSIMYVLTTSDLPRAKRVSHVWMMNSDGSNARQMTHSDKGESSPRFSPDGRWIAFISSRDGAANLYLMPTNGGEARQLTRLSTGVADPLWSPDGRWIAFSTDVYPECGDDDACNKRIADRWSGGPLHAHIADQLLYRHWASWKDGTRTHIFLVSVESGMVRDVTPGDVDAPPFQLGGPLQYDFSPDGSELVYVCNRDKDRASSTNNDLWILSLTDKQAQPRNITSANPAYDGSPKYSPNGRFIAYRLQKIPGYESDLFRLAIYDRVTGVSRVLTESFRNWVEDFQWGRDSQTIYFTAPVEGQNPIYRLDINSGAITQLLADKTIDEYDFDSSERYLVYIRRSVGEPVEIYRADLAGRSVTQVRRLSAINQRVADEVDIRPAEAMWVEGAGGVKIHVFIVKPHGFDPNKKYPLILNVHGGPQQMWADAFRGDWQVYPGAGYVVAFANPTGSTGYGQDFTAAISGDWGGRVYEDLMKVTDALEKLPYVDRNRMGAMGWSYGGYMMMWMQGHTDRFKALAAMMGVYDLRSFYGATEELWFPEWDLKGQPWNSEHYEKWSPSNFVKNFKTPCLVITGERDYRVPYTQSLQFFTALQKMNVPSRLIVYSNAGHWPNWYEMALYYTAHLEWFHRYLGGAPPPWTTEQFLRNAVFDRATGQRLPNESGKQVHSGSQR; this is encoded by the coding sequence ATGACCCGCTATCGCTTCTCAACGCTGCTTCTGGTGATCTTCCTCGTTGGCTCTGTTCAGGCGCAAAAACGCGCGTTCACCATTGAAGATTTGTATCGGCTCAAAGGGATTTCTGATGTGCAGATTTCGCCTGATGGGCAATCAATCATGTACGTCCTCACGACATCCGATTTGCCGCGCGCCAAACGCGTTAGTCACGTGTGGATGATGAACAGTGATGGGAGCAACGCCCGTCAGATGACGCACAGTGACAAAGGCGAGTCATCGCCTCGATTTTCGCCCGATGGCCGCTGGATTGCCTTTATCAGCTCGCGAGACGGCGCGGCTAACCTCTACCTGATGCCGACCAATGGCGGCGAAGCCAGGCAACTGACTCGTCTGTCAACGGGCGTGGCTGACCCGCTGTGGTCGCCCGATGGCCGCTGGATTGCCTTTTCGACCGATGTCTATCCTGAATGCGGCGATGACGACGCCTGCAATAAACGCATTGCCGACCGATGGTCAGGAGGACCGCTGCATGCCCACATAGCCGACCAGTTGCTCTATCGTCATTGGGCGAGCTGGAAGGACGGCACTCGCACGCATATTTTTCTGGTGTCGGTGGAATCCGGGATGGTCAGGGATGTTACACCGGGCGATGTTGACGCTCCACCATTTCAACTTGGCGGGCCGCTGCAATACGATTTCTCGCCCGACGGTTCGGAGCTGGTTTATGTATGCAACCGCGATAAAGATCGTGCCTCTTCGACCAATAATGACCTGTGGATTCTCTCGTTGACAGACAAGCAGGCTCAGCCGCGCAACATTACGAGCGCCAATCCTGCTTACGACGGCAGTCCGAAATACTCGCCCAATGGCCGATTCATTGCTTATCGGCTCCAGAAAATACCCGGCTACGAATCTGATCTCTTTCGTCTGGCGATATATGATCGGGTGACTGGCGTGAGTCGCGTATTGACCGAATCGTTCCGCAATTGGGTTGAAGATTTTCAATGGGGTCGTGATTCACAGACAATCTACTTTACCGCGCCGGTGGAAGGGCAGAACCCAATTTACCGGCTGGACATCAATTCGGGGGCGATTACGCAGCTTTTGGCAGACAAGACGATTGATGAATACGATTTTGATTCAAGCGAACGATACCTCGTCTACATCCGCCGGTCTGTCGGCGAGCCGGTCGAAATCTACCGAGCCGATCTAGCCGGTCGGTCTGTGACGCAAGTCAGGCGCCTGAGCGCCATCAACCAGCGCGTGGCCGATGAAGTGGATATTCGACCGGCGGAAGCTATGTGGGTTGAAGGCGCCGGCGGCGTCAAGATTCATGTGTTTATCGTCAAGCCGCATGGGTTCGATCCGAACAAAAAATATCCGCTGATCCTCAATGTGCATGGCGGTCCGCAGCAAATGTGGGCCGATGCGTTTCGCGGCGACTGGCAGGTTTATCCCGGCGCAGGCTATGTTGTCGCGTTTGCCAATCCCACCGGCTCGACCGGCTATGGTCAGGACTTCACGGCGGCCATTTCCGGCGATTGGGGTGGACGCGTTTATGAAGACCTCATGAAAGTGACTGACGCGCTGGAAAAGCTGCCATACGTTGATCGCAACCGCATGGGCGCGATGGGATGGTCGTATGGCGGCTACATGATGATGTGGATGCAAGGGCATACGGACCGATTCAAAGCATTGGCAGCAATGATGGGTGTGTATGATCTGCGTTCATTTTATGGCGCAACGGAAGAGCTGTGGTTTCCTGAGTGGGACCTCAAAGGGCAGCCGTGGAACTCTGAGCATTACGAAAAGTGGTCGCCATCGAATTTCGTCAAGAACTTCAAGACGCCCTGCCTGGTCATTACCGGCGAGCGCGATTACCGTGTGCCGTATACGCAGTCGTTACAGTTTTTCACCGCTTTGCAAAAGATGAATGTGCCGTCGCGATTGATCGTTTACTCCAACGCGGGGCACTGGCCCAATTGGTATGAAATGGCGCTCTACTATACAGCGCACCTGGAATGGTTTCATCGCTACTTGGGCGGAGCGCCGCCGCCATGGACGACTGAGCAGTTTCTGCGAAACGCTGTGTTTGATCGCGCCACCGGCCAACGTTTGCCCAACGAATCTGGCAAGCAGGTTCATTCAGGATCGCAACGATGA
- a CDS encoding amidohydrolase codes for MRPDAVYLNGTVFQMDESCAVAEAFAIQDGRFVAVGTTSEIRRLKTAETKEFDLQGHAVLPGFNDTHNHALYTGLDMAKVQLGQARSLDDVLTAIKRQSETKEPGEWIVCSSAWHESQLLEKRLPTRAELDAVAPRHPVFLPRGAHTLMVNSMALERSGIDRHTQNPDGGEIKKDPRTGEPTGLLFEPPAIGLVQKHIPKPTRQQKEEALRRVVAAYVAAGITSLIEPGLSEDEIELYRGLRQEQELPIRVSAMVGLGFFHWPSATVDNVRALGVYAEPYDPVFRVDGIKLFVDGGVETAWLRQPYCIVPGEQEDPQFTGVPVLDPMQMQEMVLLAHQNNWRVGIHAVGDAAIGVVLNVFARVDHQKPIRDKRFMLIHAILAAPEHMILMRQLGVVVTLQVHTYALGGNMIRYWGRERAARANPVKQFIEHGVPVAGGTDSMVCPYNQLLAVWSHISRSTRQGEPLDPTLSLTREQAFKLHTAWGSYVTFEEHVKGTIEVGRYADFVVLSHNPFTCPLEEIKDVRVLQTVMGGRTVYQA; via the coding sequence ATGAGACCTGATGCCGTTTACCTGAACGGGACTGTGTTTCAGATGGATGAATCGTGTGCTGTGGCCGAGGCGTTTGCCATCCAAGACGGGCGGTTTGTGGCCGTTGGCACAACGTCAGAGATACGCCGGTTGAAGACAGCAGAGACAAAGGAATTTGATTTGCAAGGGCACGCTGTTCTGCCCGGCTTCAACGATACGCATAATCACGCGCTCTACACGGGGCTTGACATGGCCAAGGTGCAACTGGGGCAGGCGCGTTCGCTTGATGATGTATTGACGGCCATCAAGCGCCAGAGCGAGACCAAAGAGCCGGGCGAGTGGATCGTCTGTTCATCGGCTTGGCATGAAAGTCAACTGTTGGAGAAGCGATTGCCAACCCGCGCCGAGTTGGATGCCGTTGCCCCGCGCCATCCGGTCTTTCTGCCGCGCGGTGCTCATACCTTGATGGTCAATAGCATGGCGCTAGAGCGGAGCGGCATTGACCGTCACACGCAGAATCCCGACGGCGGCGAAATCAAAAAAGACCCACGCACGGGCGAGCCGACAGGACTGCTGTTCGAGCCGCCAGCAATCGGCCTTGTCCAAAAGCATATTCCCAAGCCGACGCGACAACAAAAAGAAGAAGCCCTGCGGCGTGTCGTAGCCGCGTATGTGGCTGCCGGCATCACGAGTCTGATCGAACCGGGACTTTCAGAAGACGAAATTGAGCTATATCGCGGCCTGCGACAAGAGCAGGAGTTGCCCATCCGGGTCTCGGCCATGGTCGGACTGGGCTTTTTCCACTGGCCGTCAGCAACGGTGGACAACGTGCGCGCCCTTGGCGTTTATGCTGAACCCTATGATCCGGTCTTCCGCGTTGATGGCATCAAGTTATTTGTGGATGGCGGCGTGGAAACAGCTTGGTTACGCCAACCCTATTGCATTGTCCCTGGCGAGCAAGAAGACCCGCAGTTCACCGGTGTGCCTGTGCTCGACCCGATGCAGATGCAAGAGATGGTCTTGCTGGCTCATCAAAACAATTGGCGCGTAGGCATTCATGCCGTCGGAGATGCTGCCATCGGGGTGGTGCTCAACGTATTTGCTCGGGTTGACCATCAAAAGCCCATCCGTGACAAACGATTCATGTTGATTCATGCCATTCTCGCTGCGCCGGAGCACATGATATTGATGCGCCAACTCGGTGTGGTCGTGACGTTGCAAGTTCACACTTACGCGCTTGGGGGTAACATGATTCGATATTGGGGGCGGGAGCGGGCTGCTCGCGCCAATCCGGTCAAACAGTTTATTGAGCATGGCGTGCCTGTGGCCGGTGGGACTGACTCGATGGTTTGCCCATACAATCAACTGCTGGCTGTTTGGTCACACATCAGTCGCTCGACTCGACAGGGTGAGCCGCTTGATCCAACGTTGAGTTTGACCCGTGAGCAGGCGTTCAAATTGCACACAGCATGGGGTAGCTACGTCACGTTTGAGGAACACGTCAAGGGAACCATCGAGGTTGGCAGGTATGCCGACTTTGTGGTGTTGTCACACAATCCTTTTACATGTCCCCTTGAGGAGATCAAAGACGTGCGCGTGTTGCAAACCGTCATGGGAGGGAGAACGGTTTATCAAGCATGA
- a CDS encoding benzoate-CoA ligase family protein — MRDKLPPPDQWPDFLPLPGVVYPDHLNASVALLDENVHQGRGQRVAIYWERQAITYGQLLDQVARFAASLLEAGIRPGDRVLLRLPNRPEFVIAWLSILRIGAIAVATMPLLRSRELITILDDCRPRLAICQDELLEELERAVSASSGVTLLVVGSTNGRHARFEDWLNRAPSAQPANTRADDIALLAYTSGSTGIPKGTIHFHRDVLAIADTYSKHILRPTPDDVFGGHPTLAFTFGLGGLLIFPFRAGASTVLLERFTPERLLQAIRDYRISIVFCAPTTYKMLLRDFGERLPEYLASLRIGVSAGETLPATVFSEWKQRTGITLLDGIGSTEMLHIFISNSLEEAVPGSTGRVVPGYEAKVVDQELNEAPAGTPGLLAVRGPTGCRYWNRPDKQAEYVRGGWNFPGDMFVQDEQGLFHYVCRADDLIICAGNNIAGPEVEAVLLQHAAVKDVAVVASPDELKGFVPKAFVVLAEGWQPDDQLVKELQEFVKQQIAPYKYPRRIEFVEQLPRTQTGKIRRVELRQLELDRWRQHET, encoded by the coding sequence ATGCGCGATAAGTTACCACCGCCAGATCAATGGCCGGACTTCTTGCCGCTGCCCGGCGTCGTCTATCCGGACCATCTGAATGCTTCGGTCGCATTGCTTGACGAGAATGTTCATCAGGGACGCGGCCAGCGCGTGGCGATTTACTGGGAGAGACAAGCAATCACCTATGGGCAGTTGCTCGATCAGGTTGCGCGTTTTGCTGCCTCGTTGCTAGAGGCCGGTATCAGGCCAGGGGATCGCGTGCTGCTGCGATTGCCCAATCGCCCGGAATTTGTTATTGCCTGGCTTTCGATCCTTCGCATCGGCGCCATTGCTGTGGCCACCATGCCGTTGCTGCGGTCGCGTGAGCTGATCACGATCTTGGATGATTGTCGCCCGCGTCTGGCGATTTGTCAGGACGAGCTGTTGGAAGAGCTTGAACGCGCTGTGAGTGCATCTTCGGGCGTGACCCTGCTCGTTGTTGGTTCGACCAATGGTCGGCATGCTCGCTTTGAAGACTGGCTCAACCGAGCGCCAAGCGCTCAACCGGCCAACACGCGCGCCGATGATATAGCCCTGCTAGCCTATACCTCCGGCAGCACGGGCATTCCAAAAGGGACGATTCACTTTCATCGCGATGTGCTGGCTATTGCCGATACGTACTCCAAGCACATTTTGCGTCCGACCCCAGACGATGTGTTCGGCGGGCATCCGACGTTGGCATTCACCTTCGGACTTGGTGGGCTGCTGATTTTTCCCTTTCGCGCCGGCGCGTCAACGGTGCTCCTGGAGCGATTCACGCCCGAACGACTCTTGCAAGCGATCCGTGATTACCGGATTTCCATCGTCTTTTGTGCGCCGACGACCTATAAGATGTTGCTTCGTGACTTTGGCGAGCGGTTGCCGGAGTATCTAGCATCGTTGCGCATTGGCGTCAGCGCGGGCGAGACGTTGCCGGCAACGGTCTTCTCCGAGTGGAAGCAACGAACCGGGATCACGTTGCTGGATGGGATTGGTTCGACGGAAATGTTGCACATCTTCATTTCCAACTCGCTTGAGGAAGCCGTGCCGGGCAGCACGGGTCGGGTTGTGCCGGGTTATGAGGCCAAGGTGGTGGATCAGGAGTTGAACGAGGCGCCGGCGGGCACGCCCGGCTTATTGGCTGTGCGCGGCCCGACAGGCTGTCGGTACTGGAATCGTCCGGATAAGCAGGCTGAGTATGTGCGTGGTGGATGGAATTTCCCCGGCGATATGTTCGTGCAAGATGAACAGGGATTGTTCCACTATGTTTGCCGCGCCGATGATTTGATTATCTGCGCTGGGAATAACATTGCTGGGCCGGAAGTGGAAGCGGTTTTACTTCAACATGCCGCTGTCAAGGATGTAGCAGTGGTGGCATCGCCTGACGAATTGAAGGGATTTGTGCCAAAGGCATTTGTCGTGTTGGCTGAGGGTTGGCAGCCTGATGACCAACTGGTCAAGGAGCTACAGGAATTTGTCAAACAGCAGATTGCTCCCTACAAGTACCCGCGCAGGATCGAATTTGTCGAGCAACTGCCTCGCACGCAAACGGGAAAGATTCGTCGCGTTGAGCTGCGGCAGTTGGAACTCGACCGCTGGAGGCAGCATGAGACCTGA
- a CDS encoding FAD-dependent monooxygenase: protein MKIKIIGGGPAGLYFAILMKKLDPAHHIIVYERDGPNDTFGWGIVFSDQTFSYLRDHDLDSYQQIISSCEIWDNVDVVHRGQRISIGGNKFSGIARIRFLNILHQRCRQLGVELRFHTNVTDVREVAADADLLVGADGANSLVRRTYQDAFQPSLDVRANKYIWLGTPKLFHALTLTFRAHADGLYIAHSYKFSQTTSTFIVECDPATWSRGGFQFKSDQETCAYLADVFKEDLEGQPLLSNNFVKWLNFVLVKNARWFHQHVVLLGDALHTAHFSIGSGTKLALEDAIALASCFQRHSDVTAALAEFERVRRPVVEALQQAAYSSLILFENARDDMHLEPIPFAYKLMTRSERIDYEKLKKRDPNFIAAYDRWRQTHPSLPPAST, encoded by the coding sequence ATGAAGATCAAGATCATCGGCGGCGGTCCAGCCGGATTGTACTTTGCCATTCTGATGAAGAAGCTCGATCCGGCTCATCACATTATCGTGTATGAACGAGACGGGCCCAACGATACGTTTGGCTGGGGTATCGTCTTTTCCGATCAAACATTTTCCTATCTGCGCGATCACGACCTCGATTCATATCAGCAAATCATTAGCAGTTGTGAAATCTGGGACAACGTTGATGTCGTTCATCGCGGTCAGCGCATTTCTATTGGCGGCAATAAATTCTCCGGCATTGCACGTATTCGGTTTCTGAACATTCTGCATCAGCGGTGTCGCCAGCTCGGCGTAGAGCTTCGCTTTCACACCAACGTCACCGATGTCAGGGAAGTGGCTGCCGATGCTGATCTGTTGGTCGGCGCCGACGGCGCCAATAGTTTGGTTCGACGAACCTATCAAGATGCGTTTCAACCCTCGCTCGACGTGCGCGCCAACAAGTACATTTGGCTCGGCACGCCCAAGCTGTTTCACGCTCTGACGCTCACATTTCGAGCGCATGCCGACGGCCTGTACATCGCGCATTCTTATAAGTTCAGTCAGACGACGAGCACGTTCATTGTCGAATGCGACCCTGCGACATGGTCGCGTGGTGGGTTTCAGTTCAAGTCGGATCAGGAAACCTGTGCCTACCTGGCCGATGTCTTCAAGGAAGACTTGGAGGGTCAACCTTTGCTCTCCAATAATTTTGTCAAATGGCTCAACTTCGTCCTGGTGAAAAACGCCCGTTGGTTCCATCAGCATGTCGTCCTGCTTGGTGATGCGTTGCACACGGCGCATTTTTCCATCGGGTCAGGCACAAAATTGGCTTTGGAAGATGCCATCGCGCTAGCGAGTTGTTTTCAACGACACTCCGATGTGACGGCGGCGCTGGCCGAATTTGAAAGGGTGCGCCGCCCCGTTGTCGAAGCGTTGCAGCAGGCAGCGTACTCCAGTTTGATATTGTTTGAAAACGCCAGAGACGATATGCACCTGGAGCCAATTCCGTTCGCTTACAAACTGATGACACGGAGCGAACGAATTGATTATGAGAAACTCAAAAAGCGCGATCCAAACTTCATCGCAGCTTATGACCGGTGGCGTCAGACGCATCCGAGCTTGCCGCCGGCGAGCACGTAG